From a region of the Candidatus Brocadia sp. genome:
- a CDS encoding efflux RND transporter periplasmic adaptor subunit: protein MNKYILASVPCLIAIIVVSFFLFGNTKSIQYKTEKIDRGTIAKYVTATGTINPVRTVIIGSQVTGLISKLYADYNSEVKTGQIVAQIDPIPFEHQVKRAEAALATAIASLEKAKVTAKNNRRNYHRSKKLFAKKVVSIEELDAARTVYETGLADTKLAEAQVLQAKAALDIAKTDLKHTVILSPLNGIVISRNVDVGQTVVSSFQTPTLFNIAEDLVHMQVNTNVDEADIGMVKVGQDAKFTVDAFPDDVFEGRVSEIRMAPIIFQNVVTYDTIINVGNSSLKLKPGMTANTSILVARVEDVVRVPNAALRYTPSEVLKTEMDKKALIDRKSSKKTISHIWVLDNGELRRIAVKLGVGDDSFTEISGGDLKEGQEVVVSETVPVTAKKGQQKVPWGRTRY, encoded by the coding sequence ATGAACAAATATATTCTCGCTAGTGTTCCTTGTCTCATTGCTATTATTGTCGTATCCTTCTTTCTTTTTGGCAACACAAAATCGATTCAGTACAAAACAGAGAAAATCGACCGCGGTACGATAGCAAAATATGTTACGGCAACCGGCACCATTAACCCTGTCAGGACGGTAATCATTGGCAGCCAGGTGACCGGCCTTATCTCGAAATTATATGCTGATTATAATTCTGAAGTTAAGACGGGGCAAATCGTTGCTCAAATTGATCCCATCCCTTTTGAACATCAGGTAAAACGAGCGGAAGCTGCCCTGGCTACTGCCATCGCTTCCCTTGAAAAGGCAAAGGTAACGGCCAAAAATAACCGGAGAAACTATCATCGTTCAAAAAAATTATTTGCCAAAAAAGTCGTTTCCATAGAAGAACTGGATGCCGCCAGGACGGTATATGAAACGGGACTAGCAGATACAAAACTGGCAGAAGCCCAGGTATTGCAGGCCAAAGCTGCACTGGATATTGCCAAAACAGACCTAAAACACACGGTAATTCTTTCACCCTTAAACGGCATTGTGATCTCAAGAAATGTAGACGTGGGACAAACGGTTGTCTCCAGTTTTCAAACCCCTACCCTCTTTAATATTGCGGAAGACCTTGTCCATATGCAGGTGAATACCAATGTTGACGAGGCCGATATCGGCATGGTGAAAGTGGGACAAGATGCCAAATTCACCGTAGATGCCTTTCCCGATGATGTCTTTGAAGGCAGGGTTTCCGAAATTCGTATGGCGCCGATCATCTTTCAAAATGTGGTGACCTATGACACAATTATTAATGTCGGCAACTCCTCCCTGAAACTAAAGCCGGGCATGACCGCAAACACTTCCATTTTGGTTGCCAGGGTGGAAGATGTTGTGCGAGTTCCCAATGCCGCCCTGCGGTATACACCGTCTGAGGTTTTAAAAACTGAGATGGATAAAAAGGCGCTCATTGACCGGAAATCATCTAAAAAAACCATTTCACATATCTGGGTGCTCGATAACGGGGAATTGCGGCGGATTGCCGTAAAATTAGGAGTAGGAGATGATAGTTTTACAGAAATTTCTGGAGGAGACCTGAAAGAAGGTCAGGAGGTCGTGGTTAGTGAAACGGTTCCTGTTACAGCCAAAAAGGGTCAGCAAAAAGTTCCGTGGGGAAGAACCCGTTATTAA
- a CDS encoding ABC transporter ATP-binding protein gives MGKNPLLIMHDIVVLKDVHKIYTMGDVQVSALQGVSLTIQKGEFIAVMGASGSGKSTMMHILGCLDSPTQGSYYLDGVEVSRFSKNELAEIRNKKLGFIFQSFNLLSRTTVVENIELPLIYRKSLKKGDLDRIHQIMHILGIKGFGRHYPNQLSGGQQQRVAIARAIITDPTLLLADEPTGNLDSATSKDVMSILRDLNQNMGITIVLVTHETDIALYARRVIVLKDGKILSDSRSPSSDIAASPFHD, from the coding sequence GTGGGGAAGAACCCGTTATTAATCATGCACGATATCGTCGTATTAAAAGACGTTCACAAGATATATACGATGGGCGATGTTCAGGTTTCAGCCCTGCAGGGAGTGTCATTGACCATTCAAAAAGGCGAATTTATTGCTGTTATGGGGGCATCCGGCTCCGGGAAGTCCACCATGATGCATATCCTTGGATGTCTCGATAGCCCGACACAGGGAAGCTATTATTTGGATGGTGTTGAAGTCTCCCGGTTTTCAAAGAACGAATTGGCAGAAATCCGGAACAAGAAATTGGGATTCATCTTTCAGAGCTTTAACCTTCTCAGCCGGACTACCGTAGTGGAGAATATTGAACTTCCCCTTATTTATCGGAAAAGTCTGAAGAAAGGCGACCTTGACAGGATTCACCAAATCATGCACATTCTGGGCATTAAGGGATTTGGCCGGCATTATCCCAACCAATTATCCGGTGGGCAGCAACAACGGGTTGCCATTGCGCGCGCCATTATTACTGACCCTACATTACTCCTTGCAGATGAACCGACAGGAAACCTTGACAGCGCCACCAGCAAAGACGTCATGAGCATCCTCCGCGATCTTAACCAAAACATGGGGATTACCATTGTGCTGGTCACCCATGAAACGGATATTGCGCTTTACGCCCGCAGGGTCATTGTTCTTAAGGATGGCAAGATATTAAGTGATAGCCGCTCTCCATCGTCTGACATAGCTGCGTCTCCTTTTCATGATTGA
- a CDS encoding ABC transporter permease — MTALLKIALRAIQRNKLRSSLTVLGIIIGVGAVIVMVSIGQGAKAFVEKQLESLGTNVLIIIPISTTHTSARGTTGTITLTAEDAFAMEKECGAVSYVSPGIRTSTQVVYGNMNWTTFVSGVGPDFQTIRNWQLESGRFITQQDANSMAKVCLLGQTVVTNLFGTMNPVGQWIRVNNIPFRVIGVLYPKGQSPTGQDQDDMVLMPYTTVQRKIMGVTHIGYVLASTITAESRFEAMEQITSLLRQRHRLRPHEENDFTVISQVEFASTVMETSHTMGILLGSIALVSLFVGGIGIMNIMLVSTTERTREIGIRMAVGAKEKDILFQFLIESTVLSSLGGLIGIIFGIFTSKLVSYYGGWPSLVSPPSIAVAFLFSNVVGIFFGYYPARKASRLNPIEALRYE, encoded by the coding sequence ATGACAGCGCTTCTAAAAATAGCTCTCCGTGCAATTCAGAGGAATAAGTTACGGTCTTCCCTGACCGTGCTGGGCATTATCATTGGCGTCGGCGCCGTCATTGTCATGGTAAGCATCGGCCAGGGAGCAAAGGCCTTTGTTGAAAAGCAACTGGAGAGTCTGGGCACCAATGTCCTCATCATTATTCCCATCAGCACTACCCATACCTCAGCCAGGGGCACAACGGGCACTATTACCTTAACCGCGGAAGACGCCTTTGCAATGGAGAAGGAATGCGGCGCCGTCAGTTACGTTTCACCGGGAATCAGGACCAGCACCCAGGTGGTTTACGGCAACATGAACTGGACAACCTTTGTCTCCGGCGTGGGACCGGATTTTCAGACCATACGCAACTGGCAACTGGAATCGGGAAGGTTTATTACCCAGCAGGACGCAAATAGTATGGCAAAGGTATGCCTCCTGGGGCAGACGGTGGTAACGAACCTTTTTGGGACAATGAACCCTGTTGGCCAGTGGATTCGGGTAAACAACATCCCCTTTCGGGTAATTGGCGTCCTCTACCCGAAAGGTCAATCGCCTACCGGACAAGATCAGGACGACATGGTGCTCATGCCGTACACAACCGTTCAAAGGAAAATTATGGGCGTAACGCATATTGGCTACGTCCTGGCGTCAACGATTACTGCCGAGTCGCGGTTTGAGGCCATGGAACAGATTACTTCCCTCTTGCGACAGCGCCACCGCTTGAGACCTCACGAAGAAAATGATTTCACCGTCATCAGCCAGGTGGAATTTGCTTCGACGGTGATGGAAACAAGCCATACGATGGGCATACTCCTTGGGAGTATTGCCCTAGTATCCCTGTTTGTCGGCGGTATCGGCATTATGAACATCATGCTGGTTTCCACAACCGAAAGGACGAGAGAGATTGGCATCAGGATGGCAGTCGGCGCAAAGGAAAAGGACATCCTCTTCCAGTTTCTGATCGAATCGACGGTGCTGAGCTCGCTTGGCGGGTTGATTGGAATAATTTTTGGCATTTTTACGTCAAAATTAGTCTCTTACTATGGCGGCTGGCCATCGTTGGTATCTCCTCCCTCCATCGCCGTTGCCTTTCTCTTTTCCAATGTGGTCGGCATCTTCTTTGGTTATTACCCGGCCAGAAAGGCATCAAGACTCAACCCCATTGAGGCGCTCCGGTATGAATAA
- a CDS encoding sulfurtransferase TusA family protein: protein MNLKATVCSDNYAKAKLAFAAMKHGQGLKVVVDYEVAVTDLTKAMRSEEYKVLKQTRNNRNKLIL, encoded by the coding sequence TTGAATTTAAAGGCGACTGTCTGCTCTGATAATTATGCAAAGGCAAAACTCGCTTTCGCAGCGATGAAACACGGCCAGGGTCTGAAGGTGGTAGTTGATTATGAAGTAGCCGTAACCGATCTGACAAAGGCCATGAGATCCGAAGAATACAAGGTTTTAAAACAAACCAGAAATAATCGAAACAAACTAATACTTTGA
- the phoU gene encoding phosphate signaling complex protein PhoU → MAREAYHKALKHLEDEVLQMGNMVADAIRKSVEALKKRDTNASGEIVKNDLLINKKRFDIEEKCISLIATQQPMAVDLRELASILSIITDLERMGDHAEGIAKINILLGKEPLVKPLIDIPRMADIGLSMLDTCLKAFLQRDIEMARLVCSEDDQVDALHDQIYRELLLLMMENPKIIHMATYLIWVSHNLERIADRVTNIAERIVFMVTGKMEEINVSKY, encoded by the coding sequence ATGGCACGTGAAGCCTATCACAAGGCGTTAAAACATCTTGAGGACGAAGTGCTGCAGATGGGAAATATGGTGGCAGATGCCATAAGGAAATCTGTAGAGGCATTGAAAAAAAGGGATACCAACGCATCCGGTGAGATCGTAAAGAACGACCTTCTTATCAATAAAAAACGGTTTGATATTGAAGAAAAGTGTATTTCTCTTATTGCCACACAGCAACCGATGGCGGTTGATTTGAGAGAGCTGGCATCGATCTTAAGCATCATCACTGACCTCGAACGCATGGGTGACCACGCGGAGGGAATTGCAAAGATAAATATTCTGCTTGGCAAAGAGCCACTCGTGAAGCCCCTGATCGACATCCCCAGGATGGCCGATATCGGACTATCCATGCTCGATACCTGTCTCAAGGCATTTCTCCAGCGGGATATAGAAATGGCAAGGCTTGTCTGCAGTGAAGATGATCAGGTAGATGCCCTTCATGACCAGATTTACCGGGAACTCCTGTTGCTGATGATGGAGAACCCGAAGATAATCCACATGGCAACCTATCTCATTTGGGTATCCCACAACCTGGAGCGCATTGCTGACCGGGTTACCAATATTGCCGAGCGGATCGTATTCATGGTTACCGGGAAAATGGAAGAGATAAATGTGTCAAAGTATTAG
- the pstB gene encoding phosphate ABC transporter ATP-binding protein PstB, with protein sequence MERARITVSEPIVNIIDLSLHYGKTKALKNINLDISKKKITSFIGPSGCGKSTLIRCLNRMNDLIDSVKIEGSIKIDGQDIYAPAVDVTELRKKVGMVFQKPNPFPKTIYENVVYGPRVQGINKKSALDELCENALKKAALWDEVKDRLRVNALDLSGGQQQRICIARAIATEPEIILLDEPCSALDPIATAKIEDMLVELKKDYTVIIVTHNMQQAARISDYTGFFMLGELIEFNITTDIFTNPREKQTEDYITGRFG encoded by the coding sequence ATGGAAAGAGCACGCATAACCGTATCTGAGCCGATTGTTAATATCATAGACCTTTCTCTTCATTATGGCAAGACTAAGGCGCTCAAAAATATAAACCTGGATATTTCGAAAAAAAAGATAACCTCGTTTATTGGCCCGTCCGGGTGCGGGAAATCCACCCTGATCCGATGCTTGAATCGCATGAACGATCTCATAGACAGCGTGAAGATCGAAGGAAGCATTAAGATCGATGGTCAGGACATCTATGCCCCTGCGGTTGATGTCACGGAACTGAGAAAAAAGGTTGGCATGGTCTTCCAGAAACCGAATCCCTTCCCCAAAACTATTTACGAGAATGTGGTATACGGTCCTCGTGTCCAGGGTATCAATAAAAAGAGTGCCCTCGATGAGCTTTGCGAAAACGCCTTGAAAAAGGCTGCGCTCTGGGATGAGGTAAAGGATCGGCTGCGGGTAAATGCCCTTGATCTTTCCGGTGGCCAGCAGCAGCGGATTTGCATTGCCCGGGCAATCGCCACGGAACCTGAAATCATACTCCTTGACGAACCCTGTTCCGCCCTGGACCCCATTGCCACAGCCAAGATAGAAGACATGCTGGTCGAACTGAAGAAAGATTACACCGTCATCATCGTTACGCATAATATGCAGCAGGCGGCCAGGATATCTGACTATACCGGTTTTTTCATGCTTGGTGAACTCATAGAATTTAACATTACCACCGATATATTCACGAACCCGCGGGAAAAACAGACAGAGGATTATATTACGGGAAGGTTTGGATAA
- the pstA gene encoding phosphate ABC transporter permease PstA, with protein sequence MKKFLRSGNHYIWLTAGTLTVSLLMISGLIVLIMINGFDIFWPRQIVRFTLRDGTAVMGEVAERELVPHQKGAYRTKLKVGNRDVYGMDFRWIDNADIVSQTYPVHALTVERREWGNLYGFLYGLRRNEGVQPLKAEGLASLLAENHALYKKIRYVEKKEIGNINYRMEKFRLALEGLKSQHPSEKIQNKIDAVMARMEHLENSYREKEATLVALYEKAREKELVVLLADGREEIVPVFQIIRFYAPNEMGIFSKTGFYFAKFWEFVWDDPREANTEGGVFPAIFGTVMMVLIMSIAVVPLGVLTAVYLKEYAGDSFVSRLVRISVSNLAGVPSIVFGVFGLGFFIYFLGGGIDKLFFSDALPTPTYGTGGILWAALTLSLLTVPVVVVATEEGLSSVPRAIREGSYALGATKFETLWKVVIPQATPGILTGTILAMARAAGEVAPLMITGVVKLAPSLPIDGHFPYIHLERKFMHLGFHIYDVGFQSPNVEAAIPMVYTTTLVLLFTVLILNLTAIVVRNKLKKWYSRGAI encoded by the coding sequence ATGAAAAAATTTCTGAGATCAGGCAATCATTATATATGGCTGACCGCCGGAACGCTGACGGTCTCTCTCCTGATGATATCGGGTTTGATTGTGCTGATCATGATCAATGGATTTGACATCTTCTGGCCTCGGCAAATCGTTCGGTTTACCCTCCGGGACGGTACGGCGGTGATGGGAGAGGTTGCCGAAAGAGAGTTGGTTCCTCATCAAAAAGGTGCGTATCGGACAAAACTCAAGGTTGGCAACAGGGACGTCTATGGGATGGACTTCCGGTGGATAGATAACGCTGATATTGTATCTCAGACGTATCCCGTGCATGCCCTGACGGTGGAGAGGCGTGAATGGGGCAATCTGTATGGCTTTTTATACGGCCTGCGGCGAAATGAAGGTGTTCAACCCCTGAAGGCTGAAGGCCTGGCCTCTTTGCTCGCAGAAAACCACGCCCTTTATAAAAAGATACGGTATGTGGAGAAGAAGGAAATTGGGAATATAAATTACCGGATGGAAAAATTCCGCCTTGCTTTGGAAGGCCTGAAGTCTCAGCATCCATCTGAAAAAATTCAGAACAAGATTGATGCAGTCATGGCGAGGATGGAACATCTGGAAAACAGCTACCGGGAAAAAGAAGCTACCCTTGTCGCGCTCTATGAGAAGGCGCGCGAAAAAGAGCTTGTGGTGCTTCTTGCAGACGGCAGGGAAGAGATTGTGCCCGTTTTTCAGATCATTCGCTTTTATGCGCCAAACGAGATGGGGATATTTTCCAAAACCGGTTTTTATTTCGCAAAATTCTGGGAGTTTGTCTGGGATGATCCGCGGGAAGCAAATACGGAAGGCGGCGTTTTTCCCGCTATTTTCGGGACAGTTATGATGGTGCTGATTATGAGTATCGCCGTTGTTCCCCTCGGCGTATTGACGGCGGTATACCTGAAAGAATATGCCGGCGACAGTTTTGTTTCCCGACTGGTGAGGATATCGGTGAGCAATCTGGCGGGTGTGCCATCCATTGTCTTTGGTGTCTTTGGTCTGGGGTTTTTTATCTATTTTTTGGGCGGGGGGATTGACAAACTCTTTTTTTCTGATGCGCTGCCAACCCCTACGTATGGAACGGGGGGTATCTTGTGGGCAGCGCTCACCCTGTCGCTCCTGACGGTGCCGGTGGTTGTGGTGGCAACGGAGGAGGGGCTCTCTTCTGTACCCAGGGCTATACGTGAAGGCTCTTATGCGCTCGGCGCTACCAAGTTTGAAACGCTCTGGAAAGTGGTGATCCCCCAGGCGACCCCCGGTATCCTTACGGGCACTATTCTGGCTATGGCACGGGCTGCAGGAGAAGTTGCGCCCCTGATGATTACCGGCGTTGTGAAACTGGCTCCCTCTTTGCCAATTGACGGCCACTTTCCTTACATCCATCTGGAAAGGAAATTTATGCACCTGGGATTTCACATTTACGACGTCGGCTTTCAATCGCCCAATGTCGAAGCTGCCATCCCTATGGTTTATACCACAACCCTCGTCTTGCTCTTCACGGTGCTTATCTTAAACCTTACGGCCATCGTGGTGAGAAATAAGTTAAAAAAATGGTACAGCCGGGGGGCAATTTAA
- a CDS encoding ABC transporter permease subunit, with protein MKSLKRRKCADMAARWIIKLGGAATVFVILALFVFIFLEVYPLLQGARVTKENTYSVHDKAISLGVDDHQEIAYSMYNNGTVEFISLQNGVILKRYPIAGLNSSVITCVNKDRNRLLLGTNDGKIFAVSISFSELFAGDRRTVIPEVSEEGWIPASNQKEGIHCISSRGDDSTTVAAVCTKDNHLVLVASETEKTLFGSGEKKEIRKDITGLFVEHDLTQNFSPVAHLLQMGDTGGLEKADTDEMRTAFDLSENVMEPSAKTEITSLALDLFMENLYAGTSSGDLFHINVKDRENPYLVEKVKVSGDAVTALGFVLGDVSLVVGDAGGGVNVWMQARDALSSSGWVLKKVHTLASHKAPVLAVAPSMRDKGFLTAATDGTIHLNHATSEQTLLCLETGHTLTALSFAPKADGIFAVDANNRLFHWSISNPHPEITAKTLFGRVWYEGYEKPEFVWQSTGGTDDFEPKLSLVPLIFGTIKGTLYALVIAVPIGIFAALYTSQFLHNSLKIIKPVIEIMAALPSVILGFLAGLWLAPLMERIFPAIIIMPFFIVLSIVIAILCWKILPVFGRGWCRHGIEALFLIPFIIGAVYVSILLSGGYESLFLEGDYREWLSHILGLQYDQRNALVVGIAMGFAVIPLIFTISEDAMSNVPHSLRSASLALGATPWQTAVRVVLPTASPGIFSAVMIGFGRAVGETMIVLMATGNTPIMDWNLFNGFRALSANIAVEIPEAPHGGTLYRVLFLAALLLFITTFVVNTIAETVRQRMKLRYSKL; from the coding sequence ATGAAGAGTTTAAAGCGAAGAAAGTGTGCTGACATGGCTGCCCGCTGGATAATTAAGCTCGGCGGAGCGGCCACGGTCTTTGTTATCCTGGCCTTATTTGTTTTTATTTTCCTGGAGGTATACCCGCTTTTACAAGGCGCCAGAGTAACAAAGGAAAACACTTACTCTGTACATGATAAGGCAATATCCCTGGGTGTGGACGACCACCAGGAGATTGCTTATAGTATGTACAACAACGGTACGGTGGAATTTATTTCTCTGCAAAATGGTGTAATCCTGAAAAGATACCCTATTGCCGGCCTGAATAGCTCCGTTATAACGTGTGTTAATAAAGATCGCAACCGTCTGCTCCTGGGAACCAATGATGGGAAGATCTTTGCGGTCTCAATCAGTTTCTCTGAGTTATTTGCAGGTGACAGACGGACTGTTATCCCTGAAGTATCTGAAGAAGGATGGATTCCGGCAAGCAATCAAAAAGAAGGTATCCACTGCATTAGTTCCCGGGGAGACGACAGTACAACTGTTGCCGCCGTTTGCACCAAGGATAACCATCTCGTCCTTGTGGCCTCCGAAACTGAAAAAACGCTTTTCGGTAGCGGAGAAAAAAAAGAAATCCGGAAGGATATTACCGGTCTTTTTGTAGAGCATGATTTAACTCAAAACTTCTCCCCTGTTGCTCATCTCCTGCAAATGGGAGACACGGGTGGGTTGGAAAAAGCCGATACCGATGAAATGCGAACGGCATTTGACCTGTCAGAAAATGTGATGGAACCGAGCGCCAAGACGGAAATAACCTCCCTTGCACTTGATCTTTTTATGGAAAATCTGTATGCGGGGACGTCATCTGGCGACTTATTTCACATAAACGTGAAGGACAGAGAAAATCCTTATCTTGTCGAAAAGGTAAAAGTGTCGGGTGATGCGGTAACGGCACTCGGTTTTGTATTGGGAGACGTTTCCCTTGTCGTCGGCGATGCCGGTGGCGGAGTAAATGTTTGGATGCAGGCAAGAGATGCGCTGTCATCTTCGGGATGGGTGCTGAAAAAAGTGCATACCCTTGCCTCCCATAAAGCCCCGGTTCTTGCGGTTGCCCCGTCAATGCGTGATAAAGGGTTTCTCACCGCGGCGACTGATGGAACAATCCATCTTAACCATGCTACGTCTGAACAAACTCTTTTGTGTCTTGAGACGGGACATACCCTTACAGCACTTTCATTTGCACCAAAAGCTGACGGCATTTTTGCGGTCGATGCAAACAATCGGCTATTCCACTGGAGTATTTCCAATCCACATCCGGAAATTACCGCAAAAACCCTGTTCGGACGGGTGTGGTACGAGGGTTACGAAAAACCGGAGTTTGTCTGGCAATCCACCGGCGGGACTGATGATTTTGAGCCGAAGCTGAGTCTTGTGCCGTTAATCTTTGGCACAATTAAAGGCACCCTTTATGCCCTGGTCATCGCCGTACCCATTGGCATCTTTGCGGCGCTGTATACCTCTCAGTTTCTTCACAATTCCCTGAAAATCATAAAGCCGGTTATTGAAATCATGGCGGCGCTTCCCAGTGTAATCCTCGGTTTTCTTGCCGGACTCTGGCTTGCGCCACTCATGGAGAGAATATTTCCTGCGATTATCATCATGCCGTTTTTCATCGTCCTTTCCATTGTTATAGCCATTTTGTGCTGGAAGATCCTGCCGGTCTTTGGAAGGGGGTGGTGCCGTCATGGAATAGAGGCGCTTTTTTTAATTCCGTTTATCATTGGCGCTGTGTATGTATCGATTTTGCTAAGCGGCGGGTACGAGTCCCTCTTTCTTGAAGGTGATTACCGGGAATGGCTTTCCCATATCCTTGGATTACAATACGATCAGAGAAATGCCCTTGTGGTGGGTATTGCTATGGGGTTTGCCGTGATCCCTCTCATCTTTACGATATCGGAAGACGCCATGAGCAATGTTCCTCACAGTCTCAGATCGGCTTCGCTTGCCCTTGGCGCCACTCCATGGCAGACCGCGGTCAGGGTGGTATTACCCACGGCAAGTCCGGGCATCTTTTCAGCCGTCATGATCGGATTTGGCAGGGCTGTGGGTGAAACCATGATTGTCCTTATGGCAACCGGCAACACCCCGATAATGGACTGGAATTTATTCAACGGATTCCGGGCGCTTTCTGCAAATATTGCGGTTGAGATTCCGGAGGCTCCGCATGGCGGAACGCTTTACCGGGTGCTTTTTCTGGCTGCGTTGCTCCTTTTTATTACCACCTTTGTTGTTAATACCATTGCAGAAACGGTTCGGCAGAGGATGAAACTACGGTACAGTAAGCTATGA
- a CDS encoding PstS family phosphate ABC transporter substrate-binding protein, with amino-acid sequence MGLTTAGGAVVVPEQIKPYVKVGGVSGNLNSIGSDTMNNLMTYWAEGFNKAYPNVNVQIEGKGSTTAPPALISGTAQIGPMSRTMKPTEIDAFDKKYGYKPTAIRTSLDALAVYVNKDNPLKGLSMPQVDAIFSKTRKGGYKTDITTWGQLGLTGDWAAKPISLYGRNSASGTYGYFKEHALYKGDFKNTVKEQPGSASVVQGATEDRYAMGYSAIGYQTSGIRAVPLSFMEGKPYKEADMKNVMNGSYPLARFLYVYINKKPGQPLDPLVKEFVKFILSKEGQELIVKDGYLPLPVSVVEEELKKIE; translated from the coding sequence ATGGGATTGACTACCGCAGGCGGAGCTGTTGTGGTTCCTGAACAGATAAAACCTTATGTCAAAGTGGGTGGTGTTTCTGGGAATCTCAACAGCATCGGTTCTGACACCATGAATAACCTCATGACTTACTGGGCCGAGGGGTTTAACAAGGCGTATCCGAATGTGAATGTGCAGATAGAAGGCAAGGGCTCTACAACCGCACCGCCCGCCTTAATCTCAGGCACAGCACAGATAGGACCCATGAGCAGGACTATGAAGCCGACAGAAATTGACGCCTTTGATAAGAAATACGGCTATAAACCGACAGCAATCAGAACATCCCTGGATGCACTTGCCGTGTATGTAAACAAGGATAACCCGCTGAAGGGTTTAAGCATGCCTCAGGTCGACGCTATCTTTTCAAAGACTCGTAAAGGTGGATACAAGACGGATATTACGACATGGGGACAGCTTGGCTTAACGGGAGATTGGGCGGCCAAACCAATAAGCCTGTACGGGCGTAATTCTGCCTCCGGCACCTATGGTTATTTTAAGGAACATGCCCTGTATAAGGGGGATTTCAAGAATACCGTAAAGGAGCAACCAGGTTCTGCCTCTGTTGTGCAGGGCGCAACCGAAGACCGGTACGCCATGGGGTACAGCGCCATTGGCTATCAGACATCCGGCATTCGCGCCGTTCCCCTTTCCTTTATGGAAGGAAAACCATATAAAGAAGCCGACATGAAGAATGTTATGAACGGTTCTTACCCACTGGCACGGTTTCTCTATGTATATATTAATAAAAAGCCTGGTCAACCGCTTGATCCCTTGGTTAAGGAATTTGTAAAATTTATCCTGAGCAAAGAGGGGCAGGAACTGATTGTAAAAGATGGTTATTTGCCCTTGCCAGTATCAGTTGTTGAAGAGGAATTGAAAAAAATAGAATAA